The Pedobacter mucosus genome window below encodes:
- a CDS encoding GNAT family N-acetyltransferase, producing the protein MPLFFKHEILTIHGIRTDNNWYTVFKELLEKRSDVRVVNFTYGYFTIWQFLAFWERRRVIKEFHDFYYKNFDPDSPPSVVCHSFGTYIFYTSIRKYSSIKFKKVILCGSILARGVDWRTYFKRKQIEHLYNDYGGLDAIVGLSPAVIREFGVSGKYGFKNIPLELQERITQEKNYFGHSDYFYPLQMKKNWIPKLLSNPKQFKYDQYVLRPEIFDRIYLDNSHGNFHYSEARYHARVDDKGNYFAHYSKNGTNQTDAPISSFRFMTTADSREQADRMGFTATQNGGKLIPGRIDIDKVQIKTCSFELDTPIEPEAKVNISYVFKWRETMTINGGDTDHFIIRDTDNISVSLNFPFTLIGPRIFVVSNGDIVDEGTPKKILERDGTHSYNFDYLNKFNYDALIFYYDGTNYLKSVPNQKEIKGFKKDSGTITYHTCMERDIRQVYLLEAQIEHGNAASEETLYNRLAMFPDGFIIAKDKGKIIGYIELVIWNNIVFETFQEIHDFPLFYDPNGETLYVIFIGVSANYRNQGVGQRLLEIARDISSRFNTSKMQLVAKEGLEKYYEKFSFEQVRELPGFLSGSKYKSTLMEK; encoded by the coding sequence ATGCCTCTCTTTTTCAAACATGAAATTCTCACCATTCATGGCATCCGAACCGATAATAACTGGTATACGGTATTTAAGGAATTACTTGAAAAACGATCAGATGTAAGAGTTGTCAATTTCACTTATGGATATTTCACCATATGGCAGTTTCTAGCATTCTGGGAGCGTAGGCGGGTAATCAAGGAGTTTCATGACTTCTATTACAAAAACTTTGATCCTGACAGTCCACCAAGTGTGGTGTGCCACAGCTTCGGTACCTATATTTTCTATACCTCAATCAGGAAATACAGTTCTATCAAATTTAAGAAAGTAATCCTCTGCGGATCAATTCTAGCCAGGGGTGTCGACTGGCGCACCTATTTTAAAAGAAAGCAGATTGAACATCTTTACAATGATTATGGGGGATTGGATGCCATTGTCGGTCTTAGTCCAGCAGTGATTCGAGAATTTGGTGTATCTGGAAAATATGGTTTTAAAAATATTCCATTAGAGCTACAGGAAAGGATAACCCAGGAGAAAAATTATTTTGGACACAGTGATTATTTTTATCCGCTTCAAATGAAGAAGAACTGGATACCAAAATTACTCAGCAATCCCAAACAGTTCAAATATGATCAGTATGTCCTTCGTCCCGAAATATTTGATAGAATCTATCTGGACAACAGTCATGGAAATTTTCATTATTCGGAGGCCAGATATCACGCAAGAGTCGATGATAAGGGGAACTATTTTGCCCACTATTCGAAAAATGGAACAAATCAAACCGATGCACCTATTTCTTCTTTTCGTTTTATGACTACCGCAGATTCAAGGGAACAGGCAGATCGAATGGGGTTTACTGCAACCCAGAATGGTGGTAAGCTGATACCAGGTCGCATTGATATCGATAAGGTTCAGATTAAAACATGTTCTTTTGAACTGGACACGCCAATTGAACCTGAAGCGAAAGTAAACATATCCTACGTATTCAAATGGAGGGAAACGATGACTATAAATGGTGGCGACACCGATCATTTTATAATTAGGGATACAGACAATATTTCAGTTAGTCTTAATTTCCCTTTTACACTCATCGGTCCAAGGATATTCGTAGTTTCTAATGGGGATATTGTAGACGAGGGGACTCCTAAAAAAATTCTGGAGAGGGATGGGACACATTCCTACAATTTCGATTATTTGAACAAGTTTAATTATGACGCGCTGATTTTTTATTACGACGGAACAAATTATCTGAAGAGTGTTCCCAATCAAAAAGAGATAAAGGGATTCAAAAAAGACTCGGGTACAATTACATATCATACCTGCATGGAGCGTGATATCAGGCAGGTTTATCTATTGGAGGCACAGATCGAGCATGGAAATGCTGCGTCTGAAGAAACACTTTATAACAGGCTTGCTATGTTTCCAGATGGTTTTATTATCGCTAAGGATAAGGGTAAAATCATAGGATATATCGAACTGGTTATATGGAACAATATCGTCTTTGAGACTTTCCAGGAAATACACGATTTTCCTCTCTTTTACGACCCAAATGGCGAAACGCTTTATGTCATCTTCATCGGTGTGTCCGCAAATTATAGGAACCAAGGTGTAGGGCAACGTCTCCTCGAGATTGCAAGGGACATTTCCTCGCGTTTCAATACTTCGAAAATGCAGCTGGTGGCAAAGGAAGGGCTTGAAAAGTATTATGAAAAATTCAGTTTTGAGCAGGTGAGAGAACTTCCTGGATTTCTTTCAGGAAGCAAATACAAGTCAACCCTAATGGAAAAATAG
- a CDS encoding toll/interleukin-1 receptor domain-containing protein, translating to MEILGRKELFDHMIKDFPKRLNPVEFEKSGQYGTITRKVFKGYTFSGKFLGVKFKDCKFIDCEFDNFYGFFCIFNECKFTKTRFINSRFSHIEWEWKNLVFENCFFKSVQLDEGMLYNTTFEKCTFDMFYMYDFRWVASVLFNACDFQNFRWQSISYSLEKEAGKLEEPEFYFMDCTLDVGNFSSVDFSNSIFHNTLIFETSFVDCYLGEDTIFVDKTLKFESRASIDFQTIIQSEDINPKILSSYFNIKDSEIKKTIKKITSKVDYNYVFISFSFKDIKFAKRLHKALTDRGIRTFFWVKDAPTGELLEDIMSRAVKATDKILFIASTDSIKSPACQFELTEGRKKQTETWETVLFPIHLDHFLFEVTKNKIPFEKADEYWRNIEELRRINSADFSEFNKDSISRKKFREAVNSIVAQLKL from the coding sequence ATGGAAATATTGGGACGCAAGGAATTGTTTGACCACATGATCAAGGACTTTCCAAAAAGGCTTAACCCTGTTGAATTTGAGAAATCGGGGCAATATGGTACTATAACCAGAAAAGTCTTCAAAGGCTACACCTTCAGTGGAAAATTTCTTGGGGTAAAGTTTAAAGACTGTAAGTTTATTGATTGCGAGTTTGATAATTTTTATGGCTTTTTCTGCATCTTCAATGAATGTAAGTTTACAAAGACCCGTTTTATTAATTCACGGTTCTCTCACATCGAATGGGAGTGGAAAAATTTGGTCTTTGAGAATTGCTTCTTCAAGTCTGTACAGCTTGACGAGGGCATGTTGTACAATACTACTTTTGAGAAATGTACATTTGATATGTTTTATATGTATGATTTCAGGTGGGTAGCATCAGTGCTGTTCAATGCCTGTGATTTCCAAAATTTCCGGTGGCAGTCAATCTCGTATTCCTTGGAGAAAGAGGCGGGCAAGCTTGAAGAACCTGAATTTTACTTTATGGATTGTACTCTTGACGTCGGAAATTTTAGCAGTGTCGACTTTAGTAACAGTATCTTCCACAACACCCTGATTTTCGAAACCTCCTTTGTTGATTGCTATTTGGGTGAGGATACCATCTTTGTCGATAAAACACTTAAATTTGAAAGCAGGGCATCGATAGATTTTCAGACCATCATACAAAGCGAGGACATTAATCCAAAAATATTGAGCTCCTATTTCAACATCAAGGATTCAGAAATAAAGAAGACAATCAAGAAAATAACCAGTAAGGTGGACTACAACTACGTATTTATATCGTTTAGCTTTAAGGATATCAAATTTGCGAAGCGGCTACATAAGGCTTTGACCGACCGGGGGATCAGGACTTTTTTCTGGGTGAAGGATGCTCCTACCGGAGAATTGCTCGAGGATATCATGAGCCGCGCTGTAAAGGCGACTGACAAGATCCTGTTCATTGCCTCAACGGATTCCATAAAGAGTCCTGCCTGTCAATTTGAATTGACCGAGGGAAGAAAAAAGCAGACCGAGACCTGGGAAACAGTACTTTTCCCTATCCACCTGGATCATTTCCTATTTGAGGTGACCAAGAATAAAATCCCCTTCGAAAAGGCAGATGAGTACTGGCGGAATATCGAGGAGCTGAGAAGGATTAATTCGGCTGATTTTTCTGAATTTAACAAAGATAGTATATCACGTAAAAAGTTCAGGGAGGCAGTAAATTCAATTGTGGCCCAGCTCAAACTCTGA
- the istB gene encoding IS21-like element helper ATPase IstB yields MNTNTLDKMRRLKFYGMFHAFKSSIETGQTTEYTADELLAHLIEAEWDDRQNRKIERQILYARFRYKASIEDLHYHVERSIDRNQIMRLADCTFIDRFENLLITGSTGIGKSYLASAIGYQACMLGYRVLYGSTPKLFAKLKMAKADGSYIKEVSRIEKQQLLILDDFGIQPFDSQSRAALMEIIEDRHGKTSLIITSQLPVSKWHEVIGEKTIADAILDRIVHDAHRIELKGESMRKKRTVAPENTYL; encoded by the coding sequence ATGAATACGAATACACTTGACAAAATGCGAAGGCTGAAGTTCTACGGAATGTTCCATGCCTTCAAGAGCAGTATTGAAACCGGGCAGACCACAGAGTATACCGCTGATGAGCTGTTGGCCCATCTAATAGAGGCTGAATGGGATGACAGGCAAAACCGAAAGATTGAACGCCAGATCCTTTATGCCAGGTTCCGTTACAAGGCATCTATCGAGGATCTGCATTATCATGTAGAAAGAAGTATTGACAGGAACCAGATTATGAGATTGGCGGACTGTACCTTCATCGACAGGTTTGAAAACCTACTCATAACAGGAAGTACTGGGATAGGAAAAAGTTATCTTGCCTCAGCAATCGGTTATCAGGCATGTATGCTCGGTTACAGGGTTCTGTATGGAAGTACACCAAAGCTGTTCGCAAAGTTAAAGATGGCAAAGGCTGACGGATCCTATATCAAAGAGGTCTCACGTATTGAAAAACAACAGCTTCTGATACTGGACGATTTCGGGATACAGCCATTTGACTCACAAAGTAGGGCTGCCCTTATGGAGATCATTGAGGATAGGCATGGTAAGACATCTCTTATTATAACATCACAGCTGCCGGTAAGTAAATGGCATGAGGTAATTGGAGAAAAAACGATTGCAGATGCAATCTTGGACAGGATTGTTCACGATGCCCACAGGATAGAACTCAAGGGCGAATCGATGCGCAAGAAAAGAACCGTTGCTCCCGAAAATACCTATCTGTAA
- the istA gene encoding IS21 family transposase: MSKIRQILRMYSQGRSKLSIATQVGVSRNTAKRYFSAFDSGGCTFEQINALNDKELEDFFGKSRERAPDSRLLTLQRCFPGIDKELKRTGVTRVMLWEAYLKEFPNGFHYTQFCFYYNQWKSRVNPVMHLDHKAGDKLFVDFAGQKLSIVDQETGEVIDVEVFVAILGASQLTYVEAVLTQQKEDFISACENTFHYISGVSAAIVPDNLKAAVTKSNKYEPTLNETFADFADHYGTTILPARAYRPRDKALVEGAVKIAYSRIYAPLRKHVFHSLTELNAAILVALEVHNSQPLKGRNYSRRLQFEEIEREALNPLPVLKYEFKKQHHATVMKNGHVNLGPDKHYYSVPFRFIGKKVKILYSRSNVEIFYHYERIAMHKRIKSPYSYTTDKDHMATTHKFVTDWTPDRFLEWASSIDEDVRLYILKILDRKQHPEQAYKSCVGILSFAKKAGNQRLINACRRALGFGIYSYKTIQTILERNLDQYEESLFADELPMPSHDNIRGGDYYK; encoded by the coding sequence ATGAGCAAGATAAGACAGATTCTCAGAATGTACAGCCAGGGGCGAAGCAAGCTTTCCATAGCGACCCAGGTCGGTGTTTCCCGCAATACAGCAAAAAGATACTTCAGTGCGTTTGATTCCGGTGGGTGTACATTTGAACAGATAAATGCACTTAATGACAAGGAGCTTGAGGATTTTTTTGGAAAGAGCCGGGAACGGGCACCCGATAGCCGTCTTTTAACTTTACAACGTTGTTTTCCTGGTATTGACAAAGAACTTAAACGCACTGGGGTAACCCGTGTGATGCTCTGGGAAGCTTATCTAAAGGAATTTCCCAATGGCTTTCATTACACGCAGTTCTGCTTCTATTATAACCAGTGGAAGTCCCGTGTGAACCCGGTGATGCACCTTGACCACAAGGCGGGCGATAAACTCTTTGTTGATTTTGCCGGACAGAAACTCTCCATTGTTGACCAGGAAACCGGTGAGGTGATTGATGTCGAGGTATTCGTTGCCATCCTTGGTGCCAGCCAGCTTACCTATGTGGAGGCCGTACTCACACAACAGAAAGAAGACTTTATATCTGCGTGCGAGAATACATTCCATTATATTAGTGGGGTCTCAGCGGCCATTGTTCCCGATAACCTCAAGGCAGCGGTAACCAAGAGCAACAAATACGAGCCTACCCTGAACGAGACCTTTGCGGATTTTGCCGACCATTACGGAACAACTATTCTGCCGGCACGGGCATACCGCCCAAGGGACAAGGCGCTTGTAGAAGGGGCTGTCAAGATCGCCTATAGCCGGATCTATGCGCCGTTGAGAAAACATGTCTTCCACTCCCTTACAGAATTGAACGCCGCGATACTTGTGGCGCTTGAGGTGCACAATAGCCAGCCACTTAAGGGAAGAAACTATAGCAGGCGCCTCCAGTTCGAGGAAATTGAGCGGGAGGCACTCAATCCCTTGCCAGTACTGAAATACGAGTTCAAGAAACAGCACCATGCAACGGTGATGAAGAACGGACACGTCAATCTTGGTCCCGACAAGCATTATTATAGCGTCCCTTTTCGTTTTATAGGTAAAAAGGTCAAGATACTCTACTCCCGGTCAAATGTGGAGATCTTCTATCACTATGAGCGCATAGCGATGCATAAGCGGATTAAAAGCCCCTATAGTTACACCACCGATAAGGACCATATGGCCACTACCCATAAGTTCGTGACGGACTGGACACCGGACCGTTTTCTGGAGTGGGCATCCAGCATAGATGAGGACGTCAGGCTTTATATCCTCAAGATACTCGACAGAAAACAACATCCTGAGCAGGCTTATAAATCATGCGTGGGCATATTAAGCTTTGCGAAGAAGGCTGGGAACCAGCGGCTGATCAATGCCTGCAGACGGGCCCTTGGCTTTGGGATATACAGTTATAAAACCATACAGACCATACTTGAGCGCAACCTTGACCAGTATGAGGAAAGCCTGTTCGCCGATGAACTGCCAATGCCATCCCATGACAACATCCGTGGGGGCGATTACTACAAATAA
- a CDS encoding AAA family ATPase, with protein MSKYDFSTLNSTDLEELVCSLLNAALPKTRKGRYRTFKEGKDQGIDFLYSLNKEDYSHMGQVKHYHKSGFDLMYKNLIGSEVKKAKKIDPKRYIFATSVDLNHNQAIKIKNAFSPYIKTLGDIYGKLDLNNLIEQHDHVLDVHHKLWLSDASVLTKILTSDLTFRSSDFIDSEIKKRVRLYVKTEIFNEALKSLEDKNFVIISGDPGVGKTTLAEMIAYEYIKKDYILCYLLDDIKEAEKVIKHTDVKTIIYLDDFLGSNAEEMIKARGNESALLNIINRVKRSDHIKLIFTTRTSILNSVIEDSEKLRRAKLRKNETVLDLENYNLEVKSQLLLNHIDDSDLEHELQEIIRETKIFNFITRHTNFNPRSVEYILSADNVEVQDADDYRKFIIQNFNDPKEIWKDAYLHQLDDWQRMLINTLLSFDQKTEIDLLEKAFEKRLEIENQKSPINIFQSSLIKLSKAFIVINGKQVDWRFR; from the coding sequence ATGTCCAAGTACGACTTCTCAACCCTCAATAGCACAGATCTCGAAGAGTTGGTTTGTAGCTTACTGAACGCTGCCCTTCCAAAAACTAGAAAAGGCAGATACCGGACATTTAAGGAGGGAAAAGACCAAGGCATAGATTTTTTATATTCCTTAAATAAAGAAGACTATTCCCATATGGGACAGGTAAAGCATTACCACAAAAGTGGCTTTGACCTCATGTATAAAAACCTTATCGGCAGCGAGGTCAAAAAAGCAAAAAAAATCGATCCCAAACGTTATATATTTGCGACATCCGTAGATCTAAACCATAACCAAGCAATAAAAATAAAGAATGCTTTTAGCCCTTATATCAAAACTCTTGGTGACATTTATGGTAAGCTTGACCTAAACAATCTTATCGAACAACATGATCATGTGTTGGATGTTCATCACAAACTCTGGCTATCAGACGCATCAGTATTAACCAAAATACTGACTTCCGATTTAACTTTTAGATCTTCCGACTTTATTGATTCAGAAATTAAGAAAAGGGTGAGGCTTTACGTGAAGACCGAGATATTTAATGAAGCTCTTAAAAGCCTTGAAGATAAGAATTTTGTTATAATATCAGGAGATCCCGGGGTTGGAAAAACCACTTTAGCTGAGATGATAGCCTATGAATATATCAAGAAGGACTATATACTTTGTTATTTGCTCGACGATATAAAAGAGGCTGAAAAGGTAATAAAGCATACGGATGTAAAGACAATTATCTATCTGGATGACTTTTTGGGCAGTAATGCGGAGGAAATGATTAAAGCCAGAGGAAACGAAAGCGCCCTATTGAACATTATTAATCGGGTCAAGCGTTCTGATCATATTAAATTAATTTTTACTACCCGCACCTCAATTCTAAACTCGGTTATCGAGGATTCGGAAAAATTGAGAAGGGCGAAACTGAGAAAAAATGAGACAGTGCTGGACTTAGAGAATTATAATCTTGAGGTAAAATCCCAGCTCCTACTTAACCATATTGATGATTCTGATCTGGAACATGAATTGCAGGAGATTATCAGGGAGACGAAAATCTTTAACTTTATAACGAGGCATACAAATTTCAATCCCAGATCAGTGGAATATATTCTCTCAGCAGATAATGTTGAAGTACAGGATGCGGACGATTATCGCAAATTTATTATTCAGAATTTCAATGATCCAAAGGAAATCTGGAAAGATGCCTACCTTCATCAATTAGACGACTGGCAAAGAATGTTAATCAATACCTTGTTAAGTTTTGACCAAAAAACCGAAATCGACTTGCTGGAAAAAGCTTTTGAAAAAAGATTGGAGATAGAAAATCAAAAGTCACCTATAAATATATTCCAATCCTCGCTGATTAAGCTTTCTAAGGCATTTATTGTTATTAACGGTAAGCAGGTTGACTGGAGATTTCGCTGA
- a CDS encoding mobilization protein — MPRKKAKNQEMLFSPPIIIRVTEETFSKLDDIRTTSNCRSIGEVARNILTRKRILMLHRDISMNGPMEELASIRKELKAIGININQQTKYFHLSKSETEKTFHFIKTAELYKTIGAKVDCLLSIVSKLALKWLRSE, encoded by the coding sequence ATGCCGAGGAAGAAAGCTAAAAATCAAGAAATGCTCTTTAGTCCCCCCATTATTATTAGGGTAACTGAAGAAACCTTTTCGAAGTTAGATGACATCCGTACTACAAGCAACTGTCGATCCATTGGTGAGGTTGCAAGAAATATTCTGACCCGAAAGAGAATTCTTATGTTACATCGCGATATCTCAATGAATGGGCCAATGGAAGAACTTGCCTCAATTCGAAAAGAGTTAAAGGCAATAGGCATAAATATCAATCAGCAGACTAAATACTTTCATTTATCAAAAAGCGAAACGGAAAAAACATTCCATTTTATCAAAACAGCAGAATTGTATAAAACCATTGGTGCAAAAGTGGATTGTCTTTTATCCATAGTTTCAAAATTAGCATTGAAGTGGTTAAGGTCTGAATAG
- a CDS encoding recombinase family protein, which yields MITADLYIRVSTDEQAEKGYSQRNQEEVLQRYCYSKDINVRKVIFEDHSAKTFIRPAWQKLLIDLKKKRGQTDLVLFTKWDRFSRNAGDAYQMIKILADLGIEPQAIEQPLDISIPENKMMLAFYLAAPEVENDRRALNTFHGMRRARKEGRWMGPAPVGYANKITEDGKKYICPIEPNASLMRWVYEELSTGKWFIDQIWREASNKGLKTGRKNFWQIIRNPIYCGKVSIAKYKEEEAHTVMGQHEAIVSESIFYKAMDVLDGRNKSHKTTIVSHDLLPLRGFLICPKCGYMLSGSASKGCNRYYHYYHCFSKCGIRYNAEKVNKLFVEELEKYSIDPILNDAYGMILKQVYQALSSEDNSEIYNVKKQLEESNERISKARDKMLNDVILDFEYRKIKSECDRNILILENKLIDLSRGKENISQIIGKATGLLVNLHETYLNADSEGKRRMISSIYPQNITFDGTQHRTIRMNEAIRVLGTLKTVFEGKKKGQIKQKVDLPTMVAGSRIELPTSGL from the coding sequence ATGATTACAGCAGATTTATATATTAGGGTAAGTACCGATGAACAGGCAGAAAAAGGTTATTCACAGCGTAATCAAGAAGAGGTCTTGCAGCGGTATTGCTATTCGAAGGATATAAATGTAAGAAAGGTAATCTTTGAAGATCACTCTGCCAAAACCTTTATTCGGCCGGCCTGGCAAAAATTATTAATCGACCTTAAGAAAAAACGTGGTCAGACAGATTTGGTGTTATTTACCAAGTGGGACAGATTTAGTAGGAATGCAGGTGATGCCTATCAAATGATTAAGATTTTGGCTGATCTTGGTATTGAGCCACAAGCAATAGAGCAACCACTTGATATATCTATACCCGAGAATAAGATGATGCTAGCCTTTTATCTAGCAGCACCCGAGGTAGAAAATGACAGAAGAGCACTGAATACCTTCCATGGAATGAGAAGGGCTAGGAAGGAAGGCCGATGGATGGGGCCTGCTCCAGTAGGTTATGCAAATAAAATAACGGAGGACGGCAAAAAATATATCTGTCCCATTGAGCCAAATGCCTCATTAATGAGGTGGGTGTATGAAGAACTTTCAACAGGGAAATGGTTCATTGATCAAATTTGGAGGGAGGCTTCTAATAAAGGGTTAAAAACTGGAAGAAAGAATTTTTGGCAAATTATCCGGAATCCGATTTATTGTGGAAAAGTATCAATTGCCAAATACAAAGAAGAGGAAGCGCATACTGTGATGGGTCAACACGAAGCGATTGTCTCAGAGTCTATCTTTTATAAGGCTATGGATGTTTTAGATGGTAGAAATAAATCTCATAAAACTACTATTGTTTCTCATGATCTATTACCTCTACGAGGATTTCTAATCTGTCCAAAATGTGGTTATATGTTGTCCGGAAGTGCTTCCAAGGGTTGTAATAGATATTATCACTATTATCATTGTTTTTCCAAATGTGGGATTAGATATAATGCTGAAAAAGTAAATAAACTTTTCGTAGAAGAATTAGAGAAATATTCCATAGATCCAATACTCAATGATGCATATGGAATGATATTGAAACAGGTCTATCAAGCGCTTTCAAGCGAAGATAATAGCGAGATATATAACGTTAAAAAACAGCTGGAGGAATCCAATGAAAGGATTTCAAAAGCAAGAGATAAAATGCTTAACGATGTGATCCTAGATTTTGAGTATAGAAAAATCAAATCCGAATGTGATAGAAACATCTTAATTCTTGAAAATAAGTTGATTGATTTATCTAGAGGAAAAGAGAATATAAGCCAAATAATCGGAAAAGCGACTGGATTGCTTGTAAACCTCCATGAAACATATTTAAACGCAGATTCAGAAGGGAAACGGAGAATGATTAGTTCGATCTATCCCCAAAATATCACTTTTGACGGAACGCAACATCGAACTATTAGAATGAATGAGGCAATACGTGTTCTAGGTACTTTAAAGACGGTTTTTGAAGGCAAAAAAAAGGGGCAAATCAAACAAAAAGTTGATTTGCCCACTATGGTAGCGGGGAGCAGGATCGAACTGCCGACCTCAGGGTTATGA
- a CDS encoding START-like domain-containing protein: protein MAEKKKFTLEYEVKSSPRILYSFISEPNGLAQWFADDVIFRDQVYTFTWDDEQLKAKLVSIKENKLVKFKWLEDEPQCYFEMEIVQDELTNDVALAITDFSTDETLAEKKLIWDNQIDYLISVLGA from the coding sequence ATGGCAGAAAAGAAAAAATTTACGCTAGAGTACGAGGTTAAATCGTCGCCAAGGATATTATATAGCTTTATAAGTGAGCCTAATGGCTTAGCACAATGGTTTGCTGATGATGTTATTTTTCGCGATCAAGTTTATACATTCACTTGGGATGATGAACAACTAAAAGCAAAGCTTGTTTCCATAAAAGAGAACAAATTAGTTAAATTTAAGTGGTTAGAAGACGAGCCGCAATGTTATTTTGAAATGGAAATCGTTCAAGATGAATTAACGAATGATGTTGCACTGGCCATCACGGATTTCTCTACCGACGAGACTTTAGCCGAAAAAAAATTAATTTGGGATAATCAGATAGATTACTTGATTAGCGTATTGGGTGCATAA
- a CDS encoding LptF/LptG family permease: MFILLMFFLFKWIDDLIGKGFEWYTILELMCYASAANVSMALPLSVLLSSIMTFGTLGENYELVAIKSAGISLQKAMRPLFVVIIILTISSFLFSNYMLPKANLKLNSTLYDIRNKKLAFLIKPGVFNNSIPNYSIRVDAKDEDGKLHGIMIYDHKGTNGVPKVVIAKEGEMTKTTDGKYLILKLKDGVQYEEQANNSGVYNPRQVLIRSRFKETAPKFDLSSFEMNRTDPNAFGNNTPMLNLKGIVKKRDSLGKQLDTLGVNIERNFTSNFKQYNTAKGYTKLKVKPIIINDLILKSIPNGSRKISVESASNTVAIMMQHIPNWAPRRTDLMGEIIFTRIEYQRKFTLAASCILLFFIGAPLGAIIRKGGMGLPVVIAISFFLIYHIITTVAEKSAREGNMNPIFAMWIAVIVLSPLAAFLTYKATVDSALFDVNYYKQLFIKLLKIKQK, from the coding sequence ATGTTTATTTTATTAATGTTTTTTCTGTTTAAATGGATTGATGATTTAATTGGAAAAGGTTTTGAATGGTATACCATTTTAGAACTTATGTGCTATGCTTCTGCCGCAAACGTTTCCATGGCGCTTCCGCTTTCTGTACTGCTTTCATCAATAATGACATTTGGTACGCTTGGTGAAAATTATGAATTAGTCGCAATTAAATCCGCAGGCATATCTCTGCAAAAGGCTATGCGGCCACTCTTTGTCGTCATCATTATCTTAACCATAAGCTCATTCCTCTTTTCAAATTATATGCTTCCAAAAGCAAATTTGAAACTTAATTCTACGCTTTACGACATTCGAAATAAGAAACTAGCTTTCTTAATTAAACCTGGTGTATTCAATAATAGCATTCCCAACTACTCTATTCGAGTTGATGCAAAAGATGAAGATGGTAAATTGCATGGCATTATGATTTATGATCATAAGGGAACAAACGGGGTCCCTAAAGTTGTAATTGCCAAGGAAGGAGAAATGACTAAAACCACCGACGGAAAGTACTTAATTCTCAAGCTCAAGGATGGTGTTCAGTATGAGGAGCAAGCAAATAATAGTGGCGTCTATAACCCTCGACAAGTTTTAATAAGAAGTCGCTTCAAAGAAACTGCACCGAAATTTGATTTATCATCTTTTGAAATGAATCGTACCGACCCTAACGCTTTTGGAAACAATACCCCTATGTTAAATCTGAAAGGTATAGTAAAAAAACGTGATTCGTTAGGTAAGCAATTAGATACATTGGGTGTAAATATCGAAAGGAACTTCACCAGTAATTTTAAACAATATAATACTGCAAAAGGGTATACAAAATTGAAGGTTAAACCTATCATTATTAACGATTTAATTCTTAAGAGTATCCCAAATGGATCGAGAAAAATAAGCGTAGAAAGTGCTTCAAATACGGTGGCAATTATGATGCAGCACATACCAAATTGGGCACCCAGGCGTACAGATTTAATGGGTGAAATAATTTTTACAAGGATTGAATATCAAAGAAAGTTTACCCTTGCAGCATCATGTATACTGTTGTTTTTTATTGGAGCACCCTTAGGTGCAATTATTAGGAAGGGTGGTATGGGTTTGCCAGTAGTAATCGCTATTTCATTTTTTTTAATTTATCATATTATTACAACGGTTGCCGAAAAATCCGCTCGAGAAGGCAACATGAATCCAATATTCGCAATGTGGATTGCAGTTATAGTTTTATCACCGTTGGCTGCTTTTTTAACATATAAAGCAACTGTAGATTCTGCTCTTTTTGATGTAAATTATTATAAACAACTTTTTATAAAGCTGTTAAAAATAAAACAGAAATAA